The Campylobacter hyointestinalis subsp. hyointestinalis nucleotide sequence CAGTTAAAAGGAACTTTTAGCCCTTAGATATATAAAAACTATTTAGTTCTTATACTTATATATGAAGCATAAGTAATCTAAGGTAACCTAAGAATGGTTAAAATAAATTTAAACAGATGTGAAGGAACTTTAGGGAAGAATAGTAATAAAGGATTATTAAGAGTTCCTTTTAAGTTCCTTTGGTTGAAACTATAGAAGCTCCAAATTTGTTTTTAGTAATTAATCAAAGTGTGATAAAATCAATGTTTGATTGGTTGAGAGAGAAGGACTTGAACCTCCGACCTTCGGGTTATGAGTTTTTTAGACGTAATAATTTTGCTTTAAGCTTTGATTTATTATACTTGTATTACAAAAAATACAAAGGATTTAAAATGACTATATCAGTAAGACTTGATGATGATTTATTTAATTCTGTCGATATGCTTTCTAAATCAACAAATAGAAGTAAATCTTTTTATATAAAAGAAGCCTTAAAAGAATATTTATCTACTTTTGATAATAGCAAATATGAATTAAATGATGATACTCTAAAATCTATCAATAATATAGAAAAAGGTGTAAATTTATCTAAAAAGTTTAATTCCGTAGATGATTTGATTAAAGATTTAAATAGCTAATGTTAGATATTTATTACGAAAATTCGTTTAAAGCGGATTATAAAAAGCTTGTTAAGCAAGGTTTTGATATTGATTTGTTATCTACAGCCATAGAATATCTTATAAATAAAATAGAATTACCTAAAAAATATAAAAATCACTCATTAACTGGTAGTTTCAAAGGCTATTTTGATTGTCATTTAAAGCCTGATTGTGTTTTGATATATAAAATAGAAAATAATACTTTATATTTAGTTCGTATTGGATCTCATTCAAATTTATTTAAATCATATAAATAACTAATTTTCTTTAATTTGTAAAAAATTACACTCTACTTTATGTTGTTGAAAGTATAATTCACATCCTTTATCCATATTTGAGTTAGAAACTATCACTCTTTTTATAATTTTATTATTTAAATATTTATTATTTTCTTTTTCATACATATGGCAATCTCCTATGAATTTTCTTATTATATCTTGCTTTAGTGGATATATTGAATTTTTGCATTGTATTAATAATACTTCTTTATCCTTATATGCTATTATATCTATCCCCATATCTTTTTTTCCTTCATTTATTCCTTTCATATATATTTTGTATCCCAATCCTTTAAAATGTCTTCCTATCTGAAATTCATATTTAATCCCTTTGTCTATATTTGCTTGTTTTAATTCTTCTATATATTTTTCTTTTTCTATTTTTTCTTGTTCTTTTTGTTTGTTTAATTTTTTTATCTCTATATAAAAATATCCACTAGTTAATATACTTCCAAGACAGAAATATATAATATATTCAACCATTTATTCTATTTCCTTTTTTAGTAGTCTTGTTTTTATATCTGATATATAAAATTCTTGTTCTTTTTCGCTTAATTTTAGAAAATATTCGTTTAATTCTTTAATTTTTGGATTTATTTCATTATTTTTTTGAAAAAATGTTTCTATTATTTTATATAAATTCTTATTGCTTTTTTCCCAGTTATACAGTGTCTTTATATCTTTACCTATATATTTTGCTACTTCTTTTTTATCCATTTTTGGAATTATTCCTTTTATTTAAGCTATATTTAATAAATTGTTTGCAATAATTCCATTAAAGGATTTGCAATAATTCCATTTACAACAAATATTATAGCCAAATTCTTGAAATTTTACATAAATTCCAAAAAAACGCAGTCAGAGTAAAGAGATGAGAGTAAGCCGTTTTTTGGTAATTTCCTTTCGCGTTTGGTTAAGCGATATTAACCAGCCCTAAGTAAGGCTTTAAACTGCTTGGGCTAGTTTTTTATCGGTAGATCTCTAGCCCTAATTTATACCGAAAAATAAATTTTAAAGGATTTACCGTGATTATTCAACAACAATACAGCATAAGTTATGAGGTAACAAAGGGTTTTGTCAAAGCTACTTCTAGCGGAAGTATGAAAAACGACAATGGTGAAGTAATAGAATATGGTCCAAGTGTTCGTATTTTTGCTACAAACATATACCAAGCTACTACTGAGAATGAAAAAACAGGCTTTGCAAATAGTTACGATAGGCAACTTTGTTTTAAAATCAATTGTGAAACTGATACCAAAGCAGGACAAATCGCAAATCTAATACAAACTTCTTTAATTTCAAATTCTCCTATTTATATTAATGGTGACATACCTATCCGTAAAAATGATGGTTCATTTGAAGTAAGCGTAATAGAAATCAAAGGCTTAGATAAAGAACTTGAAAAGTTAAAAGAAGTTAAAAAGTAAATTTCTACAAAGCCCCTTTTTAGGGGTTTGATAGAGATTTAATCTCAAATATTTTTTTAAGGAGTTTAAGATGAAAAATCTTAAAACTAAGGTAATAACAGGCGTTTTTGGTCTTATGAGTTTATCTAGCCTTGCAAGTGCTGCCGTAACAATAGATGACGCCACTGGTAAAGTTAGCGGTTCTCTTGATGTAAGTCCTTTTATGTCTGCTTTCGGTCTTGTTATTGCTGCTGTTGCTGGTATGTGGGGTGCTAAAAAAGCTCTTTCTCTTTTTGGAAGATAATTCCAAATTTCAAGCTGGAAATTCGCCCTAATTTGTTTCTCCCTGAAATAACAACTAAGGCGAATTTCAGCAGACAACCGCAGGGCGTCAGTCTTAAAAAAAGGTAAATAAAATGGATATTGATTTTACAAAACTAGCTATTTTTATAAACTCTTACTTTGGAGTTCTTATCGTTGCTTGTTTTATTGTTAAATCTACTTTATTTGCTTTTTCCGTTTTCAATAAAGAATAAAAGGCTTCAAAAATGGATATACATAATCTTACAAATTTGCCTTTAAATGAATATCATTTTCTTATGGCTCAAACTGCTATTTTATGCGGTTTTTGTGTAATGCTTGTAACCTTTTTAATAATATCAAATTTAAAGGGATAAATAATGCTTGAAATAACTAGTGTGCCAAGTTTTGATTATTTCTTTACTATTTTTATTTACTTTACTTTATCTTGCATTCCTATTTTGCTTGTTTTTACTATTTTTACAAATAAAATTATGAAGTAAATAGTATGAAGTCTATTTTTAAAATAATTATTTTCCCTTTTTTATTTGTAAATTTTGCTTATTGCGAAACTTATTTGCCTGTTGGTTCAGAACCTTCTTACACTGGTTATGAAATTCCTCTCAACACAGAAGGTGAAATCATTTCCGGTAAAAAAGGTGTATATTTTGTATTAGGTGATAAATTTTTCCCTCTCGAATCT carries:
- a CDS encoding ribbon-helix-helix domain-containing protein gives rise to the protein MTISVRLDDDLFNSVDMLSKSTNRSKSFYIKEALKEYLSTFDNSKYELNDDTLKSINNIEKGVNLSKKFNSVDDLIKDLNS
- a CDS encoding type II toxin-antitoxin system YafQ family toxin — encoded protein: MLDIYYENSFKADYKKLVKQGFDIDLLSTAIEYLINKIELPKKYKNHSLTGSFKGYFDCHLKPDCVLIYKIENNTLYLVRIGSHSNLFKSYK
- a CDS encoding restriction endonuclease codes for the protein MVEYIIYFCLGSILTSGYFYIEIKKLNKQKEQEKIEKEKYIEELKQANIDKGIKYEFQIGRHFKGLGYKIYMKGINEGKKDMGIDIIAYKDKEVLLIQCKNSIYPLKQDIIRKFIGDCHMYEKENNKYLNNKIIKRVIVSNSNMDKGCELYFQQHKVECNFLQIKEN